CAAAGGCAACACGCTTTGTTTCGGCAATGCAGATGCTAAGCAGGCATTTCTGGACAGTAAAGACAAACAGCAATTTGTTGATAAGGCTGCTGCCTTTTATCCCAAAGTGCTTGATGGAAGCGCTAAGTAAATTAAATATAAACGCCTCAATATGAGGCGTTTTTTTGTAAGAGATACAAATAACTTACGTCTAAACAAATCATAAATTTTGGTGAAACCTATGAAAGCACTCATTTTTGGATTTTTAGTTTTAGTAGCGACTCAATCCTATGCCGATATGAAAGCATTTCATGCAACGGAATTTGATCAACAAATTAAATCTGTTGTAGCAGTCGTTATCTCTGCACATGCTCCGGGGTGTCCTACTTGCAGAGCACAAAAACCCATCCTAAAAGAATTAAGTAGCCAATAAAATATCAAGCGCTCACTATCTATGAAGTTGTTTTCGATAGCCAAAAAGCGCTTTTGTCGAATCTAAATATTCAACTTCAAAGTACCCTAGTTGCCTTTAAAAATGGAAAGGAGATCGATCGCTCGATTTGATCTACAAGTGTGAGTGAAATTAAGTCCGTGCTTAAAGCAGTTGAGTAATTGATGGAGCTCTCCACATATCCACCGAGTCTTTTGGCCGGCATTTAATCTACGCTTTCACCTTGCGTTATGCCACTTACTCCCATCATTGTTGGTGCTACTACCAGCGAGTATCGCTCAGGTCCGATTTTAACTGCAGCAGGTCTTGCAACTAGATTCACGACTATTGGAATATTGATAGGTTTGGTTGGTCACAACCTCAGCATCAGTCAAGATACCTTTCTCTGGCTTGGCTCTTGGTGATATTTGGAAGCCTAATGTTTTCTAAAATACTTCAAGCAAAATTAAGTACGATGCTTAGTGGATTAAGCCAAATTGGCGATGGGCTCTTATAACGCTTCAGCTCCAATAGTCTAGCTGGTCAATACTATCTAGGCATATTATTGGGCTTGGTATGGACGCCCTGCGTTGGACCCGTGATGGGTGTGACCTTGACCCTGGCTAATCAAAGTGGGCACTTACCACAAGTTGCAATGAGCATGTTACTTTTGGTGTTGGCGCTGGCATTCCCTATAACACTCTTGGTTATCTCTCAAAAGCCACACTAAATAGAATTCGTAGAAGGTTGATGGTCACAGGACAGTGGGGGAAGAGATTTTTAGGCATCATGCTCATTGTTATTGAAGTGAGTATTTTCACTGGCTCAGACAAACTGCTTGAAGTTCAATTATTAAATCTTATTCCAGCTTGGGTAACCAGTCTTACAACTCGATATTAATGTAGATTCTTTTATTAATCATCTCATCACTAACTAAGCATTAGCAGTACCGCTGTTCGCAAGTTTCAATAATTCACCTCTCTGTAAAAGTAAAATTTCACCTCTACCCATTGTGATAAAACCTTTTTGTTCTAGACGCTTTAGTTGTCGACTAACGACTTCTCTTGCAGTACCGAGTTCATCTGCAATTTGCTGATGTGTTCTAACAATACTGTTATTTCCAATGTCTAGTAAAAATTTTGCTAAACGTGCATCAAGACTCTGAAAAGCAACCTCGTCGAGAAGTAATATAAGGTCACTAATTAATGCGCCATAATTCTTCATTACATATTTTCGAAAAACAGGCGAATCAATCATTAATCTTTGAAAAATGGGTTCGGGGATAATGACATCCTCGACTTCTTCCTCAACAATAGTGGATGCTGGATACTGACTATTTCCTAGCAAGCATGTTGTTGTAATAACGCAAGTTTCACCTGCTCCAACACGATATAAAACAATTTCACGACCAGTAACAGATACTTTAAAAACACGAGATTGACCTTTTAATCGCATTACGTAAGCACCGCATTTGTCACCTTCACGGTATCCAATCACACCAGGAGGAGCTTTTACAATTCTGACGTGTTGCTTGAGGAGTGCTTTAGATTCTGTTTCTAACTCTTCAAATTCAGGAAAGCTACTAAACCACGCAATCTCATTCAGCTCCATCACACACCCCAATTTAAAGTTTTAATTCTCCTATTTTAATCTTTTATTCAAAAATTAATTATTAAGAAAATACTTATCACATTAAAAATGTGTTCATCCATCTTTCAGTAAGCTATACGTATATTCAAATTGAATATGAAGTCATGAGTTAGTCCTACGCACGTAAATTTTTTTATTAGATTACCTCACTCAAAACAAAAAGACCCAAGGCGTTAACCTTGAGTCTTTTTATAAATGGTGGCCCCTCTGTGAGTCGAACACAGCACCAACGGATTATGAGTCCGCTGCTCTAACCAAGCATGAGCTAAGGGGCCGTAAAGCGTGGGATTATAAACTAATCCTGACCGTTTTCGAGGAAACTGCGCAGGCGTTCCGAGCGGGTCGGATGACGCAGTTTGCGCAGGGCCTTGGCTTCAATTTGGCGGATGCGTTCACGGGTAACGTCAAATTGTTTGCCGACTTCTTCGAGGGTGTGGTCTGTGTTCATTTCGATACCAAAACGCATACGCAGTACTTTTGCTTCGCGCGGGGTGAGTGACTCTAGCACTTCACTGGTGGCGTCACGCAGGCTGGCGTACACGGCGGCATCCATCGGTGCCAACGTGGTGTTGTCTTCGATAAAGTCGCCCAAATGGGAGTCTTCGTCGTCACCAATCGGGGTTTCCATCGAAATCGGTTCTTTGCTGATTTTGAGGATTTTGCGGATTTTTTCTTCCGGCATTTCCATTTTTTCAGCCAAGGTCGCCGGATCAGGTTCGAGGCCGGTTTCTTGCAGAATCTGGCGACTGATACGGTTCATTTTGTTGATGGTTTCGATCATGTGTACCGGGATACGGATGGTACGCGCTTGGTCGGCGATCGAACGAGTAATGGCCTGACGAATCCACCAGGTGGCATAGGTAGAAAATTTGTAACCACGGCGGTATTCAAATTTGTCTACCGCTTTCATCAGGCCGATGTTGCCTTCTTGAATCAAATCAAGGAACTGCAAGCCACGGTTGGTGTATTTTTTGGCGATAGAAATCACCAAACGCAGGTTGGCCTCGATCATTTCGCGCTTGGCACGACGGGCACGGGCTTCACCGGT
This Methylophilus medardicus DNA region includes the following protein-coding sequences:
- a CDS encoding Crp/Fnr family transcriptional regulator, which gives rise to MELNEIAWFSSFPEFEELETESKALLKQHVRIVKAPPGVIGYREGDKCGAYVMRLKGQSRVFKVSVTGREIVLYRVGAGETCVITTTCLLGNSQYPASTIVEEEVEDVIIPEPIFQRLMIDSPVFRKYVMKNYGALISDLILLLDEVAFQSLDARLAKFLLDIGNNSIVRTHQQIADELGTAREVVSRQLKRLEQKGFITMGRGEILLLQRGELLKLANSGTANA
- a CDS encoding thioredoxin family protein, with translation MKALIFGFLVLVATQSYADMKAFHATEFDQQIKSVVAVVISAHAPGCPTCRAQKPILKELSSQ